GCCTTCTGCTTCGGTGCTTCCTCGCAGTCAGCCTTGAAGTGGCCAAGGAGGCCACAGTTATAACACCTCACTTTCCTGATGTCAAACTTTCTCCTCGGTGGTGGTGCAGCCTCATCGTCTGAGTCGTCGTCCGAGTCGGCGAAGTTCTTTCTCGCCGAGCGCTGCTTTCCCTTCTTCTTGCTGCTGCTCGTGGATCCGCCTTGCTTTTTGAGGGCGATCCACTGCGCCTTTGTGAGCATCACAAGCTCGTCGTTCCTCCCGTCCCCAAGACTGTACCGCATCCGCTCATCGTGAGCCTTGTACCGTCCGACAAGATCGTCGATGGAGAGAGTCGCGAGATCGACGCACTGCTCGATCGCCGTGACAATTTGCAGGTACCGGGGAGGGGCTGCGCGCAAGAACCGCCGGACAACCGAGGCCTCCGTGAGGTTTTCTCCAAGCGCGCGGATCCGATTGACGAGAGTAGCCACCCGTGAAGCAAACGCATCCACGGACTCATCGTCGCCCATGACCAAAGTCTCGTAGTTCCTTAGGAGAGTTTGGAGATTGGCTTGCTTGACGCGGGTGTGTCCCTCAAACATGAGCTTCAGCGTATCCCACACCTCCTTCGCCGTTGCTTTGGCGATTAGGTGCTGGAGGACATCCATCGGCATCACCGAGTAAATCGCCGACGCCGCCTGCCGATCCTTCCGGTGCTCGGCTccctccttcttgaaggcgtcgcctcCTGGGTCGACCGCGTCCCATAGCTCGTTGGCGCGGAGACCACACTCCATGAGGGCCTTCCACACCCCGAAGTTCTCGCGATCAAATCGTGGGTACGACGAACTCGCCGGAGCAGCAAATACTTTAGCCGCGCCGGAGTACTCCGCCAGCTGCTTGTTCTTCTTGTCGTCCGCCATGATCCTCCGTTACTAgaagatcaaccttgctctgataccaattgttggcccaGTCCCGACGCCGAGTACTTCCGGTGACGGCAATATGACTGACGACGAACGACGATGACGAACGAAGCTCACTGACGAACTCGACGAAGTGCTTTTACGCTCGAGGTGCACCGCAACACAAAGCTAGCCTCCTGCTAGTTTATCTCCAATCGATTCTTCCTGACGTGTACTAGTACTAAGCACTAGCACCTCTAGCCGGGACACAATACGAGCACGTACGCACACTTGATCGATCTGTACTTTGATCGACTCGGCGCAGGCTACGTACACGAACACTTGATCGATTTGGATGGCCACAGGACCGTATCGGTCCTGAACTTTCTTTGTATTGATTTGATCTTGATCGGTACAAAGATTACAAGGGATGGTTCCATATATATACTAGTATAGCTAGCCTATACATAAACCTATTAGGTGACTGACTCCTAGTCCGAGCCGGCTAGGAGACGGAGACGTGTTTAACTCCAACAATCACGCAGGCCGGTCACGAAGGAGGGGAGGCGACGGTGATGGCTTGAGAAGGAGGACGGCGTGGGCGTGAGGAGGAGCAGGATGTGGATGGTCGGGGCGGAGCGGAGGAGGGCTGCGGGCGTGCGGCGGCGGCTAAGGAGGCGGGGAACCCTAGACAAAAGATTGAGGAAGGTCGGCGGCGGCGATCCCGTACCTCGTCGGCGACGAGATATGACGTGACCCCTACGTCCGCTGCGGCGATCCCGTACGTATGCGCCAGCGAGATCACACGAGATCCGGTAGCGTCTTCTCGATCGCAAGACGGCGGCGCGGTCTCCTTGAGGGGATCGATAAGATTGTTTTTTTTTTCGGGATGTTTTTTGACTCTGTGCGTGAGCTGGGGAGGGGGGCGGGACCAAAAAAACCGAGGAAAAAAACCTacgaaaaaaaccggacaaaaatggtgggacgaaaaataaccggcggagactaccaactgagacattaggagtagagattgttgTTGAGTCACTCAAAtatatgcattgtagcccgtagcaacgcacgggtgttctactaatataaaatgttttggatatttcaatgtGGACCTATAATACGgtctgaaatgagtgaacaaatacCGTAAAACGTGTCTACATACGTCTGATTCATAAAAATCCATATAAAAGTTAGAACATCTAATATTTTGTGAACGGAGGGAGAGTCAAATCGTAGCCAGCACCAACTACTTTGAAAATAAAAGCATGCCACCCAGTTCAAAATTTCCATATGATAAATGGATGATTTTGAGGCAAATTTGTACTGAACCTTGAAAGAAATTACAGAAAAAAAATACCACACTTGTCCCTCTCCCTCTTCTCTTTCCCCGTCCGACGCCACTCCCAGCGCGCACTGGACGCGCCCACGACCGGCGCCGAGCGCGGCCGGCGCCCCTCTACATGCTGACCTCGCCGCGATCTCTCATTGTCCGGAGGCGCCATCTCCCTTCCAACTCTCCCGGCCAATCCAATGGAGCGGCGGAGGATGCTCGCCGACCTCCTCCGGGCGAGCGCGAGGGGCCCGGACCTCCGCGGCGGCGCGCAGCTCCACGGCTCGCTCACCAAGCTCGGCTTCGGGTCGGACACCATGCTGGGCAACAACCTCATCGACATGTACGCCAAGTGCGGGAAACTCGACACGGCCGGCCAGGTGTTCGGCGGAATGCCCGAGAGGAACGTGGTGTCGTGGACGGCCCTCATGGTGGGCTTCCTGCAGCAGGGGCGCGCCGGGGAGTGCCTCCGGCTGTTCGGGGCGATGCGGCGGCTCTCGGAGGTCCCGCCGAACGAGTTCACGCTCTCGGCCACCCTCAAGGCGTGCGGCGTCGTCGGCGACACGGGCGCGGCCGTCCGGGTCCACGGGGCCTGCGTCAGGATGGGGTTCGAGGGGCACGGCGTCGTCGCCAACTCGCTGGTGCTCGTGTACTCCAAGGGCAGGAGGATCGGCGATGCGCGGCAGGTGTTTGATGGCGCTGCTGCGTTCAGGGACCTCGTCACCTGGAACGCCATGATCTCTGGCTACGCGCATGCCGGGCGTGGCAGGGACTCGCTGCTCGTCTTCCGGGAGATGCAGCGGCGAGGAGATGAGGATTGTCAGCCCGATGAGTTCACCTTCGCCAGCTTGCTGAAAGCCTGCAGCGGGCTAGGCGCGGCTCGAGAGGGCATGCAGGCTCACGCGGCCATGGTGACCAGAGGGGTCTCCACGGCATCCAGTGCCATCCTCGCCGGCGCGCTGCTTGATGTGTATTTCAAATGCCGGTGCCTGCCGGCGGCAATGCAGGTGTTCGATCGGTTGGAAAGGAAGAATGCCATCCAGTGGACGACGGTGATCGTCGGTCACGCACAGGAGGGGCAGGTGAAGGAAGCATTGGAGCTGTTCCGGCGGTTCTGGAGCTCTGGCGTCCGTGCTGATGGACATGTCCTCTCCAGCATCGTTGGCGTGTTTGCAGACTTTGCTCTTGTCGAGCAGGGGAGACAAGTGCACTGCTACACAGTCAAGAACCCGGCCGGGCTCGACGTGTCAGTGTCCAACTCCCTGGTCGACATGTACCACAAGTGTGGGTTGACCGACGAGGCGGAACAGCGGTTCTGGGAGACGCCAATGAGGAACGTCGTGTCATGGACAGCGATGATCAATGGCCTCGGGAAGCACGGCAATGGCCGAGAGGCCATTGACATGTTCGAGAAAATGCAAATGGAAGGCGTCGAGCCTGACGAGGTGAGCTACCTGGCCCTCCTGTCGGCGTGCAGCCACTCTGGCCTTGTTGAGGAGTGTCGCCGGTATTTCTCGATGATCCGTCAGGACAAGCGGCTGAGGCCGAGGGCTGAGCACTATGCGTGCATGGTAGACCTCCTCGGCCGCGCCGGGGAGCTCACGGAGGCCAGGGACCTTGTTGCGACGATGCCGATGGAGCCCACCGTCGGCATGTGGCAGACTCTGCTGAGCGCCTGCAGGGTGCACAAGGACGTCACCACAGCCAGGGAGGCGGGCGAGGCCCTCCTGGCCATGGACGGCGACAACCCGGCTAACTACGTGATGCTGTCGAACATCTTCGCCGAGGCTGGCGAGTGGCGAGAGCACCAGCAGGTGCGCGACGCCATGCGGCGCCGGGGCCTGCGGAAGCAGGGTGGGTGCAGCTGGGTGGAGGTCGGCAAGGAGGCGCACTTCTTCTACGGTGGCGGCGACACCACCCACCCACGCGCCACCGACATCCGCCGCGTGCTCCGCGACGTGGAGAGCCGGATGAGGGAGCAGCTCGGGTACAGTGCTGGGTCGTCGGCGCATGCGGTGGCTCTGCACGACGTGGACGAGGAGTCGCGCGCCGAGGGACTGCGGGCGCACAGCGAGCGGCTGGCTGTGGGGCTGTGGCTGCTACACCACGGTGAGCACCACCATGGcgatggggaggaagaggagggggggaGGAGGGAGGTGATGAGAGTGTACAAGAACCTTCGGGTGTGTGGCGACTGCCACGAGTTCTTCAAGGGGCTGTCGCGGGTGGTGGGGAGGGCGATGGTGGTCAGGGACGCCAACCGGTTCCACAGGTTCCAGGACGGCGCCTGCTCATGCAAAGACTACTGGTGACTTGTGACTTGTGTGACTGAACTCAC
This region of Triticum aestivum cultivar Chinese Spring chromosome 2D, IWGSC CS RefSeq v2.1, whole genome shotgun sequence genomic DNA includes:
- the LOC123055316 gene encoding putative pentatricopeptide repeat-containing protein At3g15130; its protein translation is MERRRMLADLLRASARGPDLRGGAQLHGSLTKLGFGSDTMLGNNLIDMYAKCGKLDTAGQVFGGMPERNVVSWTALMVGFLQQGRAGECLRLFGAMRRLSEVPPNEFTLSATLKACGVVGDTGAAVRVHGACVRMGFEGHGVVANSLVLVYSKGRRIGDARQVFDGAAAFRDLVTWNAMISGYAHAGRGRDSLLVFREMQRRGDEDCQPDEFTFASLLKACSGLGAAREGMQAHAAMVTRGVSTASSAILAGALLDVYFKCRCLPAAMQVFDRLERKNAIQWTTVIVGHAQEGQVKEALELFRRFWSSGVRADGHVLSSIVGVFADFALVEQGRQVHCYTVKNPAGLDVSVSNSLVDMYHKCGLTDEAEQRFWETPMRNVVSWTAMINGLGKHGNGREAIDMFEKMQMEGVEPDEVSYLALLSACSHSGLVEECRRYFSMIRQDKRLRPRAEHYACMVDLLGRAGELTEARDLVATMPMEPTVGMWQTLLSACRVHKDVTTAREAGEALLAMDGDNPANYVMLSNIFAEAGEWREHQQVRDAMRRRGLRKQGGCSWVEVGKEAHFFYGGGDTTHPRATDIRRVLRDVESRMREQLGYSAGSSAHAVALHDVDEESRAEGLRAHSERLAVGLWLLHHGEHHHGDGEEEEGGRREVMRVYKNLRVCGDCHEFFKGLSRVVGRAMVVRDANRFHRFQDGACSCKDYW